Below is a window of Sediminispirochaeta bajacaliforniensis DSM 16054 DNA.
TTCCCCAAGTCAACATATCGACGTTCCTCCTGTAATGGACGCTTCCGGAATGGCGTCTTCATATTCTATCTACTGAAGAAACGACACCGACAATTCAATATACGTCCCTTAATTCATGCTATAGTAGGCCTATGAACAACAATAGACGCAATAGACGGCTAAAGATACACACACAGACCCTTGGCGTACTGGCCATGAGCCTGATACTCATCGGCCGGATTTCGGCAGCAGAAAGCAGCACCACCCTGAAACTTATCGGAAGTTCGGCACCGGAAATCCAGGTACAGGGGAACTACTCCCTATGCCTACCAGTGCTGACAGGTTCAGGGGCACTGACCAGAGGAAACAACCTCACCATTGATCTTAGCGGTAAGCTTTCCCCCATCAGTACCCAGGGATCGGCAACAGCAACATTGACGCCCCTTGCAATCCTCCAGCTTTCCGCCGGAGGCAATATCGGCACAGGATGGTCTATCCCCTTTGGAGACGAAATGGAGGGCATACAGGTCGACCGGTATGGAACAGAACCGGAAGATGATGCCTTCGGAGGAATCTACCTCAAGGGCAAGGTCGGCGCAGCCTTACAGTTCGATACCGGCGTGCTCTTTCCCGGCCCCTGGAAATCGATTCTGCTGCGAAGCTATCATGAAATACATCATACAGCCTACACTGGTGCGGACGAAGATGAGCTATGGGATTTCGAGCTTTCGGGCGGCAGGGTAAACGGTTTCAATTACTACGCCAGCTACTTCATAGGATACAGAATGCCCCTCGCGCTCGAAACCGTCGGCGTGCTTTTAGAGGTCGACGAACTCGACCTCGGCGGGAAGATGTTTCCCGATCCCTTCTATACCATCGGGTTGGTTTCAAACATCAGAATCGGTAAAACCTTTTCTATGGCTCTTATCCCGCAGATTACTACAAGGAAAATTGATAAGGATACGCGGACCAGCAGTAGTGAAAACTTCTTTTTCAAACGTTTTGCATTTCAACTGGAGTGGAAGCGGTAGTGTCGGCAATCCTGGTGGTAATCATACCCATTACAAGGTAAAACCCTTTCTTTTAGCTTTTCCGGCCGCCTTTTCCCATGGTTGGCCCCTACATGACTATGGGAAAATGAGCTGCAGGATATGTTCCACCAATATTCCTGACAGTAGCAAAAAGAAAGCCTGCCCGCGTTCCCAGCCATTGGGTATAGGCTTGCAGACATCAAAAAAGCCATCCGCCCGAAGGCGGATGGCCCTATAAAAATCTTTGCTTTGCTTTTAGATAGGATTAGAAATCCACGCAAACCTTGAAGTAGACGCCACCATCAGAAAGCTGTGAGATGGATTTGTAGTCAACTTTACCACCATAGCCGTCAGAATAGAGGTAACCAAAGGTATAAGCAGCACTACCGACAGTATAGGTAGCACTTATATCGAGACCCAAAAAGGTATCAATATCCTCACCCGCTGCATCCTTAGCATCACCCATGAAAAAAGCAGCTCCCACATCAGCAGACAGGTCATCGGTAAGGGCATAGGTTGCGTCAAGACCCAACTTATCGTTATCAGTATCCTTATCACCCTGGTAGCTCACGCCAAACCCGGCCGCAGAAACAGTGTAGAACGCACCAACACCATATAGAATTTCCGTATTGGTACCATCACCATCTTTAGGATCAGCAGGCACAATAATCTTCTCATCTTTATCCATATCGTAGTTCAAGCTACCGCTGAGACCAAGGCCCATATCATTACCCAAGTCCATTTCGTACTTTGCCTCGGTGTAGAGCATGCTGTGAGCATAGTCCTTATCAGAAGTGATGTAACCGACGGTTACACCCAAAACATCATTCTGGAAAGTACCGCCAACAAGAATGGCAGGATCATTGTCGACATCCGCATCAAAGGTTCCCGCAAGAACCAGGGTAATCATGTCGTTGGGCATAATCTCAAGCTGTCCGGCACCTTCCTTGGAAAGCTCGATGCCATCAAGATTTTCCCACCCCCAACCGGTGATGTCGAAATCGTCGCCGATGCTGAAACCGTCATAACCAACAGTAGATACGATACCAATAGGAAGACCAAGCTGGGCGCCCCAGTCGGTCACGATCTCGGCATAACCCAAACCAAGGTCATGTGTAGCAATATCGTTGGTCGTATCTTTGTCCTCAATTTCAGTCTTGAATGTGTTGTAGTCATCCATGGTTACCGCAAAGTCAAGTTCGATTTTATCAAACTTTCCGGTAAAACCAGGACCCTCATCGGCATCACCGGCCATAAAACCGTAGTCGAATTCGCCGGTCAGACTCATTTCGGCAGACACGACAAAAACACATGCCAAAGCCAAGATAAGAACAAGAGCAATTTTTTTCATCCGTTCTTCCTCCATTGTGTTTTAGGGAGCCAAGCATACCGCCCGACTAATTCCCTTTCTCAATTTATACTGTGGCCAGTATATCAATCCCCGTTCAACGCTGTCAAGCAAAAAACCTTGTTTCAAATGTTAGCAAAGTATCAGAATGATGGTTGATCAAAACAAAACAGGCGCGCAATAATGTAACATACGGTAAGGATCTATCGCTGAAGGTATATAAACCATGGGCATAAACGAACGAAAGCTTCGCGACAAGGAACGAAGGGTCGCTGAAATTCTCGAGGCGGCAAAGGGCCTGTTTCTCGACAAGGGCTATCTCCATACCACGATGCTGGACATCGCGGAACGGTCGGAGCTGAGCAGGCGGACCATCTATCTCTATTTCAGAAGTAAAGAGGAGATAACCTTTGCGGTGATGGTCGGCTCCTTCGGATTGCTTCGCGATAAGCTGAAGGAAGCGGTAAAGAAGGCATCGACGGCACTGGGTCAGCTCTACCGGATGAAGGAGGCCTATTTCGACTTCTATCGCAACCATTTCGACGACTTTTACTCTACCCTCTACTTCGATCTCAAGCTCAACACGAAGAATATCACGACGGAAGATGCCAGAACCTGTTTCAATATCATAACCGAAATCGTACAGTTGCTTTCGGATGTGCTGCAGCGGGGGATGGAGGATAAGACGCTTCGCCCCATAGAAAAAGTCGACCGTACTGCCTTTACCATGGCCACCATTATCATGAGCACGATGCAGAAGGCGGCCATTCGCAAGGAACTGCTTGAGTACGCCACGGATTTCACCGAGGAGGAGATAATCAGCGAGATGTTCGACCTTCTCTTCCTTTCGGTTAAGCATTAATTCTCTACATATTTATCGCTTTTTCTTCTCCTCT
It encodes the following:
- a CDS encoding porin family protein → MKKIALVLILALACVFVVSAEMSLTGEFDYGFMAGDADEGPGFTGKFDKIELDFAVTMDDYNTFKTEIEDKDTTNDIATHDLGLGYAEIVTDWGAQLGLPIGIVSTVGYDGFSIGDDFDITGWGWENLDGIELSKEGAGQLEIMPNDMITLVLAGTFDADVDNDPAILVGGTFQNDVLGVTVGYITSDKDYAHSMLYTEAKYEMDLGNDMGLGLSGSLNYDMDKDEKIIVPADPKDGDGTNTEILYGVGAFYTVSAAGFGVSYQGDKDTDNDKLGLDATYALTDDLSADVGAAFFMGDAKDAAGEDIDTFLGLDISATYTVGSAAYTFGYLYSDGYGGKVDYKSISQLSDGGVYFKVCVDF
- a CDS encoding TetR/AcrR family transcriptional regulator; protein product: MGINERKLRDKERRVAEILEAAKGLFLDKGYLHTTMLDIAERSELSRRTIYLYFRSKEEITFAVMVGSFGLLRDKLKEAVKKASTALGQLYRMKEAYFDFYRNHFDDFYSTLYFDLKLNTKNITTEDARTCFNIITEIVQLLSDVLQRGMEDKTLRPIEKVDRTAFTMATIIMSTMQKAAIRKELLEYATDFTEEEIISEMFDLLFLSVKH